The Pseudomonas sp. TH06 genome has a window encoding:
- the ptsP gene encoding phosphoenolpyruvate--protein phosphotransferase, producing MHNNNKELTLSAPLSGPVLTLAKVPDAVFASGAMGDGIAIDPINDTLYSPCAGVIIHVARTGHALTVRADNGAEILLHLGLDTVELNGEGFSMLVKEGLRVSKGQPLLRYDLDKVGQQCKSLVSLLILTNSQDFQVRPITLKAVKVGEPLLHIVARNSSAANVEELGGPEVHGHVLVAHRGGLHARPAALIRQTAQGFKSQSQLHFAGKSAPCNSLIGLMGLAIGEQDEVQVSCQGSDAEAALQALLTALATALPDDHHAAAPVSVAPLKRPAEAGVLHGVCAAPGLVGGPLFRLNAISLPVDAGNHDPVQQLQNLDTALNQVRCEIDSTLTQAKKQKNADEEAIFAAHLALLEDPALLDAAQQSIEQGTAATHAWSQSIDVQCEVLQHTGSALLAERANDLRDLKQRVLRALLGEAWHYDVPAGAIVAAHELTPSDLLQLSAQGVAGLCMAEGGATSHVAILARGKGLPCMVALGSVLLDQPQGHAVVLDADGGRLELAPNTERLAEVQQAQIDRRQRRDAQQAKAHLPAETRNGVHIEVVANVASSSEAADAFANGADGVGLLRTEFLFVDRQTAPDVEEQRSAYQAVIDAMGDKSVIIRTIDVGGDKQLDYLPLPAEANPVLGLRGIRLAQARPEILDQQLRALLQVSPLQRCRILLPMVTEVDELLHIRQRVDALCLELNITQRPEIGVMIEVPAAALQAEQLAEHADFLSIGTNDLSQYTLAMDRDHAGLAARVDALHPALLRLIAMTCEGAAVHKRWVGVCGALASDPLATPVLIGLGVTELSVSPVQIGEIKDRVRQLHEAECQRLALDLLKLSSASAVRHACHQHWPLR from the coding sequence ATGCACAACAACAATAAAGAGCTGACCCTCAGCGCCCCGCTCAGCGGCCCGGTGCTCACGCTCGCCAAAGTTCCGGACGCGGTGTTCGCCAGCGGCGCAATGGGTGACGGCATTGCCATCGACCCGATCAACGACACCCTTTACTCGCCGTGTGCCGGCGTGATCATCCATGTCGCGCGCACCGGCCATGCACTGACCGTGCGCGCTGACAACGGTGCGGAAATCCTTCTGCACCTGGGCCTCGACACGGTTGAGTTGAACGGCGAAGGCTTCTCGATGCTGGTCAAGGAAGGCTTGCGGGTGAGCAAAGGCCAGCCGCTGTTGCGCTATGACCTGGACAAGGTCGGCCAACAATGCAAAAGCCTGGTCAGCCTGTTGATCCTGACCAACAGTCAGGATTTTCAGGTACGGCCGATCACGCTCAAAGCGGTGAAAGTCGGCGAACCGTTGCTGCACATTGTTGCGCGCAACAGTTCGGCGGCGAATGTTGAAGAACTCGGCGGGCCTGAAGTTCATGGGCATGTATTGGTTGCTCATCGCGGTGGTCTGCACGCGCGCCCCGCCGCATTGATTCGGCAAACCGCACAGGGCTTCAAGAGCCAGTCGCAACTGCACTTCGCCGGTAAATCAGCGCCGTGCAACAGCCTGATCGGATTGATGGGGTTGGCGATTGGCGAGCAGGACGAAGTGCAAGTCAGCTGTCAGGGCTCGGACGCCGAAGCCGCGCTGCAAGCCCTGCTCACGGCATTGGCCACGGCGTTGCCCGACGATCATCACGCTGCGGCGCCGGTCAGTGTCGCGCCGCTGAAGCGTCCGGCCGAAGCCGGGGTATTGCACGGCGTGTGCGCTGCGCCGGGTCTGGTCGGTGGACCGTTGTTTCGCTTGAACGCGATCAGTTTGCCAGTGGATGCAGGCAATCATGACCCGGTACAGCAACTGCAAAACCTCGACACCGCACTGAATCAGGTTCGCTGCGAAATCGACAGCACCCTCACCCAAGCCAAAAAGCAGAAGAATGCCGACGAAGAAGCGATCTTCGCCGCGCATCTGGCGCTGCTCGAAGACCCTGCCCTGCTCGATGCCGCACAACAATCCATCGAGCAAGGCACCGCAGCGACTCACGCCTGGAGTCAGTCGATTGATGTCCAGTGCGAAGTGCTCCAGCACACCGGCAGCGCGCTGCTGGCCGAACGCGCCAACGACTTGCGCGATCTCAAACAACGGGTGCTGCGTGCCCTGCTCGGCGAAGCCTGGCATTACGACGTGCCGGCCGGTGCAATCGTCGCCGCTCATGAACTGACGCCGTCGGATCTGCTGCAACTGAGCGCGCAAGGTGTTGCGGGTCTGTGCATGGCTGAAGGTGGCGCAACTTCGCATGTGGCGATTCTGGCGCGCGGTAAAGGTTTGCCGTGCATGGTGGCGTTGGGTTCGGTGTTACTCGATCAACCCCAGGGCCATGCGGTGGTGCTTGATGCCGATGGTGGGCGCCTCGAGCTGGCACCGAATACCGAACGCCTGGCCGAAGTTCAGCAAGCGCAAATTGACCGCCGGCAGCGCCGCGATGCTCAACAAGCCAAAGCTCATCTGCCGGCCGAAACCCGGAATGGCGTGCACATCGAAGTGGTCGCCAACGTTGCCTCAAGCAGCGAGGCGGCGGACGCCTTTGCCAACGGCGCCGACGGCGTCGGCCTGTTGCGCACCGAGTTTCTGTTCGTTGATCGCCAGACCGCGCCGGACGTCGAAGAACAGCGCAGCGCCTATCAAGCCGTCATTGATGCGATGGGCGACAAATCGGTGATTATCCGCACCATCGACGTCGGCGGCGACAAGCAACTCGACTATCTGCCGCTGCCCGCCGAAGCCAACCCGGTGCTCGGCTTGCGCGGCATTCGGCTGGCTCAGGCCCGTCCGGAAATCCTCGACCAGCAACTGCGTGCGCTGCTGCAAGTCAGCCCGTTGCAGCGCTGCCGGATTCTCTTGCCGATGGTCACCGAAGTCGACGAGTTGCTGCACATCCGTCAGCGCGTCGATGCCTTGTGCCTTGAACTGAACATCACTCAGCGTCCGGAAATCGGCGTGATGATCGAAGTCCCCGCTGCCGCGCTGCAAGCCGAGCAACTGGCCGAACACGCCGACTTCCTCTCGATCGGCACCAACGATCTGTCGCAATACACCCTGGCCATGGACCGCGATCACGCCGGTCTGGCCGCCCGCGTCGACGCCCTTCACCCGGCGCTGCTGCGCCTGATCGCCATGACCTGCGAAGGCGCGGCGGTGCACAAACGTTGGGTCGGCGTCTGCGGCGCCCTCGCCTCGGATCCGCTGGCGACGCCGGTACTGATTGGCCTAGGCGTGACCGAACTGTCGGTGAGCCCGGTGCAGATCGGTGAAATCAAGGATCGCGTGCGCCAGTTGCACGAAGCCGAATGCCAACGCCTCGCCCTCGACCTGCTCAAGCTGAGCAGCGCCTCTGCGGTGCGTCACGCCTGCCATCAACATTGGCCTCTGCGCTAA
- the nagE gene encoding N-acetylglucosamine-specific PTS transporter subunit IIBC produces the protein MYQLFIEGLQRLGRALMLPIAILPIAGLLLRLGDTDLLNIAIIHDAGQVIFANLAMIFAIGIAVGFAKDNNGTAGLAGVIGYLVMISTLKVLDASINMGMLAGIVSGLMAGALYNRFKDIKLPEYLAFFGGRRFVPIVTGFAAVGLGVVFGYIWPPIQHGINSFGALMMESGSLGAFVFGVFNRLLIVTGLHHILNNMAWFVFGNFTDPTTGALVTGDLSRYFAGDPKGGQFMTGMFPMMIFGLPAACLAMYRNALPERRKVMGGIFLSMALTSFLTGVTEPIEFAFMFLAPLLYLLHALLTGLSMAITNALNIHLGFTFSGGFIDMVLGWGRSTNGWLVIPVGLAYAVIYYVVFDFCIRRFNLKTPGREDVAVSEKAVLTENERASAYIKALGGAENLLTVGACTTRLRLEMVDRNKASDADLKALGAMAVVRPGKGGSLQVVVGPMADSIADEIRLAMPALGLALVAASAVVIDEPKTVVVAGSEAQQWLNALGGGDNVLQLDCIAMSRIRLLLADGKALSEAQLKELGCQGVSQLEGGVWHLLVGAKAANLSGALEALVNRSEVSAKV, from the coding sequence ATGTACCAACTCTTCATCGAAGGCCTGCAACGCCTCGGCCGTGCGCTGATGCTGCCGATCGCGATCCTGCCGATTGCCGGCCTGCTGCTGCGTCTGGGTGACACCGACCTGCTGAACATCGCGATCATTCACGATGCCGGCCAAGTGATCTTCGCCAACCTGGCAATGATCTTCGCCATCGGCATCGCCGTCGGTTTCGCCAAGGACAACAACGGCACCGCAGGGCTGGCCGGGGTGATCGGTTACCTGGTGATGATCTCCACGCTCAAGGTGCTCGACGCGAGCATCAACATGGGCATGCTCGCCGGTATCGTCAGCGGCCTGATGGCCGGCGCGCTGTACAACCGCTTCAAGGACATCAAGCTGCCGGAGTACCTCGCCTTCTTCGGTGGCCGGCGTTTTGTGCCGATCGTCACCGGGTTCGCTGCGGTCGGTCTCGGCGTGGTGTTCGGCTACATATGGCCGCCGATCCAGCACGGCATCAACAGCTTCGGCGCGTTGATGATGGAAAGCGGCAGCCTTGGCGCCTTCGTCTTCGGCGTGTTCAACCGCCTGCTGATCGTCACCGGCCTGCACCACATCCTCAACAACATGGCATGGTTCGTGTTCGGAAACTTTACCGATCCAACCACAGGTGCACTGGTGACTGGCGATCTGTCGCGCTACTTCGCCGGTGATCCCAAGGGTGGCCAGTTCATGACCGGCATGTTCCCGATGATGATCTTCGGCCTGCCGGCTGCGTGTCTGGCGATGTACCGCAACGCCCTGCCGGAACGCCGCAAGGTCATGGGCGGGATCTTTCTGTCGATGGCACTGACGTCTTTCCTGACCGGGGTGACTGAGCCCATCGAATTCGCTTTCATGTTTCTGGCGCCGCTGTTGTACCTGCTGCACGCCCTGCTGACCGGGCTGTCGATGGCGATCACCAATGCGCTGAACATCCATTTGGGCTTCACGTTCTCTGGCGGTTTTATCGACATGGTCCTCGGCTGGGGACGCTCGACCAATGGCTGGCTGGTGATTCCGGTGGGGCTGGCTTATGCGGTCATCTATTACGTGGTGTTTGATTTCTGCATCCGTCGTTTCAATTTGAAGACGCCGGGGCGTGAGGATGTGGCGGTTAGTGAAAAAGCCGTACTGACTGAAAACGAACGCGCCAGTGCCTACATCAAGGCACTCGGTGGTGCAGAGAATCTGCTGACTGTCGGCGCGTGCACAACGCGTCTGCGTCTGGAGATGGTTGATCGCAACAAAGCGTCGGATGCAGATCTGAAAGCGCTGGGGGCAATGGCAGTTGTGCGCCCGGGCAAGGGCGGCAGTTTGCAGGTTGTCGTCGGGCCAATGGCGGACAGCATTGCTGATGAGATTCGCCTGGCGATGCCGGCGTTGGGGCTTGCGCTGGTAGCTGCATCAGCAGTGGTTATCGATGAACCGAAGACGGTTGTGGTCGCGGGTTCTGAAGCTCAGCAGTGGTTGAATGCGCTGGGCGGTGGCGACAACGTGCTGCAACTGGACTGCATTGCGATGAGCCGGATTCGCTTGCTGCTGGCGGATGGCAAGGCGTTGTCCGAGGCTCAGTTGAAAGAGCTGGGCTGCCAGGGTGTCAGCCAGTTGGAAGGTGGGGTCTGGCATCTGTTGGTGGGTGCCAAGGCTGCAAACTTGAGCGGAGCTCTTGAAGCGCTGGTCAATCGCAGCGAAGTCAGCGCCAAGGTTTAA
- a CDS encoding Rid family hydrolase encodes MKKLLWMAVSVLAVTLTGCADAGRGNSGAGGNVQFYDSGRFNLPFSDGVRAGNVFYTSGEIGDKAGSDKVVPGGIEAESRQALDNIKHTLQVNGYELKDVIKCTVMLADIKEWPAFNEVYKDYFKKPYPARSAFGGNQLAYDARMEIECIAAK; translated from the coding sequence GTGAAAAAACTTCTATGGATGGCAGTCAGCGTTTTAGCGGTGACGTTGACGGGATGTGCGGACGCGGGACGGGGGAATTCCGGCGCCGGAGGCAATGTTCAATTCTATGATTCCGGGCGTTTCAATCTGCCGTTTTCCGATGGTGTGCGTGCAGGCAATGTGTTCTACACCTCGGGGGAAATCGGCGACAAGGCAGGGTCTGACAAAGTGGTCCCTGGCGGCATCGAAGCTGAATCGCGCCAGGCACTGGATAACATCAAGCACACGCTTCAAGTTAATGGTTATGAATTGAAAGACGTGATCAAGTGCACGGTGATGTTGGCTGATATCAAGGAATGGCCAGCGTTCAATGAGGTGTACAAGGACTACTTCAAGAAACCGTACCCCGCGCGCAGTGCATTTGGCGGTAATCAACTGGCCTACGATGCTCGAATGGAAATTGAGTGTATCGCCGCCAAGTAA